A segment of the Pseudanabaena sp. BC1403 genome:
GGGTATTTATTAATAGTAATTACAAACCAATCAGGTGTTGGGCGAGGTTATTTCTCTATGGATATGGTTAACTCAATCCACAATTATATTATTGAAAAATATAGTTTTTTTGGAGTAACCTTTAAAGAATTTTTGATTTGTCCACATATCCCTTCCGATCAATGTATGTGTCGAAAACCATCTCCAAAAATGATTTTTCAAGCAGCACAGAAATATAGCATTGATCTTTCCCATTCTTTCCTTATAGGGGATGCACCTAGTGATATTGAATGTGCTATTAGTGCTGGGTGTAGTGCGATACTTGTACTTACTGGTAGAGGAGTATTAACAGCAAAGAT
Coding sequences within it:
- a CDS encoding HAD-IIIA family hydrolase, with amino-acid sequence MNFIQNDSSTQLTKALFLDRDGVIVNYIPYLSHPTQVKIPQKAGEALKKWQDAGYLLIVITNQSGVGRGYFSMDMVNSIHNYIIEKYSFFGVTFKEFLICPHIPSDQCMCRKPSPKMIFQAAQKYSIDLSHSFLIGDAPSDIECAISAGCSAILVLTGRGVLTAKMLSGDRQELVSVFNSLIETVEIIRI